From a region of the Pseudanabaena sp. ABRG5-3 genome:
- a CDS encoding Spx/MgsR family RNA polymerase-binding regulatory protein, whose amino-acid sequence MSIQVYGIPSCGTCKKAIAWLDNQGFAYEFINTKDFPPSRTMIAEWVNVLGERTMRNTSGQSYRALGNEKETWSHIQWIEAYAKDAMLLKRPLFAKDGVAIAVGFRNPEEVKQKLMPSPNS is encoded by the coding sequence ATGTCTATTCAAGTCTATGGCATTCCCAGTTGTGGGACTTGCAAAAAGGCGATCGCTTGGTTAGATAATCAAGGTTTTGCCTATGAATTTATCAATACCAAAGATTTTCCGCCATCTAGAACCATGATCGCTGAATGGGTAAATGTCTTAGGGGAAAGGACAATGCGAAATACTTCAGGACAATCTTACCGAGCGCTTGGTAATGAAAAGGAAACATGGTCACATATCCAATGGATTGAAGCCTATGCCAAGGATGCCATGCTTCTCAAGCGACCTCTATTTGCAAAAGACGGTGTCGCGATCGCTGTGGGATTTAGAAATCCTGAAGAAGTCAAACAAAAGTTAATGCCAAGCCCAAATAGTTGA
- a CDS encoding HEAT repeat domain-containing protein, protein MNGPQPPQTPKIPNTSRVTPPKLEDYRIPVSPGYALPEDRHIMSAPELGGESAILAEFDAAARSDHFSIALQKIIRCRENVVPALLDRLESDEVATSKKAAIALGYLRSPLAIAPLIEATKNPQRQISWQAASALSWIGSTEAISALISLLHHPSIQVQAAAAKALGRASLPAVSPLVDALKYSDDIVKVHAAHSLGQISSPLAVTSLIESLKHGSKSVRFEAAWALGQIKSPLSAHPLASLLTENDISVQSQAVQALKNIGIPAIAPVAQMLKNPSSHTRSVAARTLGQIGMEEVVPLLAKVLKEDEYAYVRCDAAAALGEIATHDAVFYLSQSLKDPDRSVRKAVERALVHINSPEAQEILHSHRNTIAIPSYSVSNLRDFGDESDFTTIQG, encoded by the coding sequence ATGAATGGACCGCAGCCACCCCAAACACCCAAAATCCCTAACACTTCAAGAGTTACACCACCAAAGCTTGAAGACTATCGGATTCCTGTATCTCCGGGGTATGCCCTTCCAGAAGATCGCCATATCATGTCTGCTCCTGAGCTAGGGGGAGAGTCAGCAATCCTCGCTGAGTTTGATGCGGCAGCTCGTTCTGACCATTTTTCTATTGCCTTACAAAAAATCATTCGCTGTCGAGAAAATGTTGTACCTGCATTGCTCGATCGCTTAGAAAGTGATGAGGTTGCCACTTCTAAAAAAGCGGCGATCGCCTTGGGATATTTGCGATCGCCTCTAGCGATTGCCCCTCTCATTGAGGCTACTAAAAATCCCCAGCGCCAAATAAGTTGGCAGGCTGCCTCAGCCCTGAGTTGGATCGGTAGCACCGAAGCAATTAGTGCTTTAATCAGCCTATTACATCACCCATCCATTCAAGTCCAAGCGGCGGCGGCAAAAGCATTAGGAAGGGCTAGCTTGCCTGCGGTCTCCCCTTTAGTTGATGCCCTCAAGTACAGTGATGATATTGTCAAAGTCCATGCGGCGCATTCCCTCGGTCAAATTAGCTCGCCTCTAGCTGTTACCAGTTTGATCGAATCTCTCAAACATGGCAGTAAATCCGTCCGTTTTGAAGCAGCTTGGGCCTTAGGACAGATTAAATCTCCCTTATCGGCACATCCCCTTGCCAGCTTATTAACCGAGAATGATATTAGTGTGCAGTCTCAAGCTGTCCAAGCTCTAAAAAATATTGGCATTCCTGCGATCGCCCCTGTTGCCCAAATGCTAAAAAATCCTTCTAGTCATACCCGTAGTGTTGCCGCCCGCACATTGGGGCAGATTGGGATGGAAGAAGTTGTACCATTACTGGCTAAAGTCCTAAAAGAGGATGAATATGCTTATGTACGCTGTGATGCCGCCGCCGCCTTGGGGGAAATCGCAACTCATGATGCCGTATTTTATCTTTCGCAATCTCTAAAAGATCCAGATCGTTCAGTACGCAAGGCTGTAGAGAGAGCTTTAGTCCATATCAATTCACCTGAAGCACAGGAAATTTTACACAGTCATAGAAATACGATCGCCATACCTAGTTATTCTGTATCAAATCTTCGAGATTTTGGAGACGAGTCAGACTTTACAACAATTCAAGGTTAA
- a CDS encoding permease, giving the protein MNQLLSAFTLFLSLLVEAIPFLMMGVLLSGALLIFVDERKLIKILPKNPFLGALAGSLLGFMFPVCECGNVPVARRLISQGAPISVAVSFLLAAPTINPVVIWATWTAFRDQPEIAVLRVVLSLVIAIIVAMVFSSQKDLRAILQPNIAIALPAPKVKAGTVPTGTFFLGEDRSQPLDLSGYNTESNQIITKSLPDRLNLLLDNTLAEMRELGAILVFGSAIAAIIQVWVPRDIILNLGQGPVSSILSMMILAAIVSICSTVDAFFALSFASTFTGGSLLAFLVFGPTIDLKAIGLILTIFQKRAVIYMFLITAQLTFLSCLFINFQIR; this is encoded by the coding sequence ATGAACCAACTTCTCAGCGCTTTTACTTTGTTTTTGAGTCTCCTTGTTGAAGCGATTCCATTTTTAATGATGGGAGTTTTGCTATCTGGAGCTTTGCTGATATTTGTAGATGAACGCAAACTGATTAAGATTCTACCCAAAAATCCATTTTTAGGTGCATTAGCAGGTAGCTTGCTTGGGTTTATGTTTCCTGTGTGTGAGTGTGGTAATGTGCCTGTGGCAAGGCGGTTAATCTCTCAAGGCGCACCAATATCCGTTGCAGTTAGTTTTTTGCTGGCGGCTCCGACGATTAATCCTGTAGTAATTTGGGCAACTTGGACAGCATTTCGCGATCAGCCTGAAATTGCAGTGTTAAGGGTTGTGCTTTCATTGGTGATCGCCATAATCGTGGCGATGGTATTTAGCTCTCAAAAAGATTTGCGAGCGATTTTACAACCTAATATCGCGATTGCCTTGCCTGCACCCAAAGTTAAAGCTGGTACTGTGCCTACGGGGACATTTTTCTTGGGTGAAGATCGTAGCCAGCCTTTAGATTTATCAGGCTATAACACTGAGAGTAATCAAATTATTACGAAATCTTTGCCTGATCGCTTAAATCTATTGTTAGACAATACCCTTGCAGAAATGCGCGAATTAGGTGCAATTTTGGTGTTCGGTAGTGCAATCGCTGCCATCATTCAGGTATGGGTTCCTCGCGATATTATTCTCAATTTGGGGCAAGGACCAGTTAGCTCGATTTTGTCCATGATGATTTTGGCAGCGATCGTTTCCATTTGCTCAACGGTGGATGCCTTTTTTGCCCTGTCCTTTGCGTCAACTTTTACAGGTGGGTCTTTGCTAGCCTTTTTGGTGTTTGGGCCGACGATCGATCTCAAAGCGATCGGTTTGATCTTAACGATTTTCCAGAAACGCGCCGTTATCTATATGTTTTTAATAACCGCCCAACTCACTTTTTTAAGCTGCCTGTTTATCAATTTCCAAATTCGTTAA